The nucleotide sequence ttatttatttaaaattataatttctttattaaaaaacctttcttatatagagaagtgaaaacattataaaattgctgatgaaataaaactaaaaaaggaTGAAAATGCCACCTACTTAAAGACCATCTCTATCCATgttctataatatattttaaaatagagtgaaaaataaaataataaataaataataaaatattactatatttttcattttggaGTAAATTACGAAGCGGGGTTGGAAGTATCCTTAGAACTAGAACGATTAGAGTGAGTTCCATAATCAAATTAGCTTCTGATCCACATCAAAACCAGTAGTCGTCAGGGCGAAAGATGGATGTGTGAAGTTACGCCGGATGAGGACACCTTCATCACAAGTGACACCCAAATGAAATCTTCTATTTTGTTTCATTCCATAATTCATAGATTGCAGCAGTCCAAAACTGAAAAGTCCCGAGAGTAGATGTATTGTTTCTAAGCAATGACAGTATCCATACCAACACACTATCCCTATGactatgatataaatatatatagaatattCTATAAAGCTTAATTTTGATAGTTTACAAAATTCGtggtataaatataatatagtaatttttattctatatctatatttatgtaacagcaaacaatcaaaattatatttaaatatggaataggcccaaaaaaaaaagaaatatcacaTATGGTAGTAGGTTAGGTCTGAATAGAaatctaaattaataatttagatactagattatcatttttattcatACCGGGCCGTCTTTAGATTATATTTAAAGCAATTATGTTATCTTTTGAAGCCGAAAGGAGtcattatcattttatttaaatattattatcaatGTTGATGATGATGCAATGCAAAATCTATGTACCAGTGATGTTATTCATATTTAACTCTGATGCTGATTCAGTTGCTAAACTGGCTCTTGCTACTTGCTAGTTCTGTTGTACCAGCCTCCTTTATTGGAGTGTAAGACCTTTTCTATTGAATGAATGTTGtgtttgctcaaaaaaaaaaaactatgtcaaaagaatatataattcaaTAAATTCTTAACAAAATGATTAGTAATAATGAATCGTATGTGTACGTTTGCTGTGGAGAATACGGTGTCATCGAGGTTTGGGTGAATCTAAACTTTACACAGACAAAATGTGAACTGAATCATCGAATATTCCActcttaataataaaacaacGAGTATTCTGGTAAAATTAATACATTTTGCATGATATTATCACTTGGAGCCGAGCATTTTATccattaaatttgatttgattcgtcATTCGTTtcaatccgatccgaaaattttgaatattcgTAAACTTTTAAAGTAATGCAAGTACTAAAATCAATATCCATTAAAATTGAAGCAAAtcccaaatattaaaattttaggaaACGAATATTCGCTCGATCcgacaatatataaatacatgtatatctcgattatatttttgaaatgtataaaattatataattattattctaatatatgatttgacaaattctattcacattgttaattatataaaaatattacataaaaaagaagagaacaaaatttatgacaattataactttttcttaagttttgtgcTATTATAAATGTTAACTAAGTTTAAAAGGTTTACAAATATGTAGATTCActacttcttttattttttattttatatatcatcatgaaaaatatattttacaaaacaaatttgtatcgattttttaagattatttgtattaatcaaaacatatgagatatctgtaagtattcgtaaatatcggcaaatatctatttattttctggATATCCGTTTTTCCGATATCTATATTTTTCCAAAGCAAatcaaaaaactaaatattcgTAACATataaagcaaatcacaaataccttcaaaaacttggatatccgatccgtgccCATCCCTAATTATCACTGTAGAAAATTCAAACCACAGTTATTTCGATAGAGTACAAAACAGTTGTACTAGTTAAACCCAGCTCGTTgatcattaagtaaatattaaaaagattgtttgttaaaaataaaGACCGTACGAATGATCTAATAATTTCATGAATTTATCAAATTGTAAGAGATGTATTCATTCTGAGATTTAAATGTGTGTAAAATATGGATGGACAAGGGCTCTTTCAAGGAATTTGTGAGTGTTTTCTTGTGTGGGATCTTTCTTTGATTTGCTAATAGAATTTACATATGAGAAAAAGCCCAAATATTAATCGAACCCGGGCCCTGTCCGCCAAGCTATTGAATATTCATTTCCCTCCACGGAGAAGAAAATGGGCCAAAATACAATGAACGCACACGCGCCAAGAACATCAAGTTACAGTACTGTCGGAATATTACAGCATCCCAGTTTTTCACgtgttaatatattatttgttaatGTTAAAACACTTAAGGTGATAGTGATGTGACTGAAACAAACTGGATTGTAGCAATCAAAGAAAAGATTAAGCAACCCCACTTCAAAGTATCCAAGGTCTTAAAACACCCACACCACACACAGGTGAAACAAATTCTCAAGACAATTTGCGAGATATGTATGAATTGGAtttgatttaaaagaaaaaaaagaagaaaaaggcgAAACCTTTATGCTTTTCTTTTTCACCTAAAAAGATGGAAAGTAAAGTAacaggaggagaagaagaaaggggaGAGAGACAGAAAGTGGAGAGATTGGTGGAAAAGTTGAAAAATTATACTactaccaaaaataataataatggagATGGACCTTCAACTCCGGTGCACGTTAGCTTCTCCGGCTCTTCTAAATTATTCTCACCATCAGACGTTGTTTCATCACGAAAGCTCGCTGCTGCTTTCTGGGAGTTTCATCACTACTACTGCTACCAAGAAGAAGATCGCTCCTTCTTTTCTCCTCCTCCTGCTGCTGCTGAAATGCACCGCCGACAGCGCCACGGCAAGGCGGTGGTTAAGGAGAATGGTCTCGACCTCTCTCAGTTCCTCCGAGATCCCTCTCCTGATCATCAGGTCTCTCTCCCTTTTGGCTACAATTGATTGGTTTGTACTAGTTTCACCCACCTTTACCCTGTTCTTGCCTTTCTAGCTCAAGTTATTGGATCTCCTCAGGTTTCAAGTGTGAATGAACAAGAGATTAACACAAGTTCCGTAGTTGGAAGAAtccttagtaatatataagatagataggCAAATCCTATTATTACTAATTGCTTTTAGGTTGGAAGCTCATCTAAGTTAACATAGCTTTGGTTTTGAGTAAGTGTTTATGGTTCTTGTCTAATTGATGTCGCGTAGAGCTTTGGTTTTGGTTAAGGTTTCTGAAAATAGTACTTCGTTCTCACAGCCAGAGAGTGCAGGAAGTCTAAGGAGGCAGATCGGTCAAGTTCTGATGAAACATCATCAATCACTCGAAAGAAACAATCACGCTCTTCAGCCTGTATCTCCTGCTAGTTATGGAAGCTCTCTTGAGGTTTACTATCGAATACTTTCCTCTATTTCAAATTAGTTGTCGTTCTAGAATTTTTTGCACACAAATAAAGAAATAGTTAAATTAATTTTGCCACCATTAGTATTGCATAACATTTTTtgtattagtttaatttttttaaaaattgcattaaaataataaaaccataCTTAGGAAATTTTATGCTACAAAAGATACTTAATATGAAATGAAGGGAGTAGCATTTTGATTGTTCGTGTTTTTTGGGATATATGTATTCACACACTTAAGATTACAGGTTGCGCCATACAACAAAGCAGTGACTCCAAGCAGCTCACTAGAGTTCCGAGGAAGACAATCTAGAGAACCTCAATACAATCTCAAAACATCAACTGAACTTCTCAAGGTACTGAACCGTATTTGGAGCCTCGAGGAGCAGCACGCAGCCAACATCTCCTTGATAAAATCTCTCAAAACCGAGCTGGCTCATTCGCGTGTTCGAATCAAAGAGCTTCTTAGGTATCAACAAGCTGATAGACACGAGCTAAACGGTGTGGTGAAGCAGCTCACTGAGGAAAACCTCTCGAGGAAGAACAAAGAAGCTGAACGGATTCAGTCTGTGAGGAAAGAGTTGGAAGACGAGCGGAAACTTCGAAAACGTTCCGAGAGTATGCAGAGGAAACTGGCGAGAGAGCTCTCTGAAGTGAAGTCTTCGTTGTCTGAGTGCGTCAAGGAGGTTGAGAGAGGGAATAAGTCAAAGAAGATGGTGGAGATACTCTGCGATGAGTTTGCTAAAGGGATCAAGAGCTACGAAGAGGAGTTTCACGGTTTAAAGCACAAGAATTGGGCTGGTCGGGAGGAAAGAGATCAGATGGTTCTTCATATCGCAGAATCTTGGCTTGACGAAAGGATGCAAATGAGATtagaaggaggaggagaagatgtGTTGGATAAGCTCGGGGTTGAGATAGAGACATTCCTTCAGGCTAAGCGTAGGAGTTCACTTGAATCTGTTCCGTTTAATGCATTGAGTGCACCACCGCATGATGTGGAGTGTGAGGAAGACTCTGGGGCAAGCGACTCGAATTGCTTCGAGCTCAAGAAACCTGTTGAGTCTCATGTAAACGAAACTGAAACGAACAAAGACGATGAAAAGCCAAAAGGAATGATTGGAAGTCCGTCGAGTTTCCAAGTGAAGTTCGAGGATCAAATGGCGTGGGCTATGTCTAGTAAcgggaagaagaaaacaaaaaccatcaaagaagaagatgatgatgcagAGCCTGAGAAGAACAAGCAAGAGAATGAAACTACAAGCAAGAATGATGTGATGGGGGAAATGATTCGGACACACAGAAGATTATTGTCTGAAACTGGGGAAGCTTCTTGTAGTAGTTACCCATCTTCTTGGAGACAAGCGAGTCCAGTTCGACAATGGACTTCAAGAACCGTAACAGGTGAAATTCTTGGCTCCTCCGAGACGTCTGCTGCTATTGGGATAGCTCAAGGAGTCAAGGATAATACTTTGAAAACAAAACTCGCAAAGAGTTCTAAGTCTCGTCTTCGGCTGTTCAAAGGCTGATTCATATTCATTGTCtctggatattttttctttttgtatatttCGATTTCTACGAATTTTGGGACCTTGTAAACATAATCAATCGTTTTATATAGTCTGTTTTATTTTCATAGCACAAGTCTTGAGTTTCATTTGATACTTAGTTTATCCAAATGGGATTTGAAGAGTTTTTGTAACCATGAAGGTTACATGTTAGGCCTTTATAAGCCTGAATAATCAAGCCTGCTAAGGAACCAACTCTGCATTGCATACttccttttaaaaataaaatcatttgcaTAAACCATTTTGAAGTTATAATAAACCAATGTCGCTTTTGGTTATGAGTTATGAAACTAGACAAACTTTGTGGGCTAAACGACCAACTGCTTTTCCCGCATTTGGTTTATAGGAGTCAGCTATCAAGTTGATTGGGTAGGAGGATTGTTCTGTAAAATTGGGGATCTAAAACTCATCTCATGAATCATGATCAACAAAGAGTTGTTATGGTATGCCTTTCTCGATCGATTAGCCCCCTCAATGATGATATAAAATAGTTTAGAGAGATAACATTTTACTCTCAGTGTGATATTTGTGGAGATGGTTCATGATTGACACGCCCTTGTAATGAATATACATATATCCTGAAAGTGATATATTCATTTCCACACAATCTTTTGAAATTGACAAGGTCCATTGACTTGATGAACTTTTGATAGTGCTTTTGTAGTTGTTGAGCTGTTGACTATGTTATTAGTCAGCATTTTACAAACTGCCTCCACAGCTTTGgagcattttttattttatctcatttttaatttatttttatgaagtGGGTTGAGATTGTTTCAAGATCTTGTCAATATTTATGATAAGCTGGGGACCATTATGCTTGTAGTTGGTtacaaacaaaaagaacaaaaaattgCGCACCGAATCCCAAATGTTGGACATTACCAATGCACACTTTGATCTAGTGCTTAATTACTTACAGatctttgttttgaaaatttgaaaccctATTATTAAAGTTTGATATTTCATCATGCAACAACCGAATCACTCATTTCAGATATGACAAAATACTAGTTGGCCAAATCGTGTACTCAACATATAGACATTTCTCTCATATATTCTcggaataattaaaaatagcaatttagaaaacatatatttaagttGCAGTCTAACGTACGTACAAGTATagttatgtaaacaaaaataagcATACAAAAaataacccttttttttttttttttttttttttttttcacaagtCTGTTAAGGCAAATCTGGCTAGGAATGTCATTCACTTCCTCACTGATGAGAATAATAGAAGGGTGTTTGATGGACAGGAAATGAAGAACATGGTCATTCGATTCTATTCCTATCTTCAAGGGAGATCGAATGTGGCAGTTACTCCTTATGCAGTTGGATATATTCGGGAAATTCACCCTTATCGACACGACTCCTCTCGAACTGATGTTTTGGTGGCAATTCCAACGGATGAGGAGATCAGGGAAATCGTCTTCTCCTTGCCAAAATGCAAAGCTCCAGGACCAGACGGATTCACCTCAGAATTCTTCACCTCGTCTTGGGATCTGGTTGGGAGAGATTTGATTAGCGCAGTGCAGAGCTTTTTTCTTACGTCTTATATGCCAAGACAGACTAACGCAACAGTGATTTCTTTGATTCCTAAGATAGCTGGAGCGTCTGCTCTGACAGATTTCAGGCCAGTCTCATTATGCAATACTGTCTACAAAATTATCTCAAAGACCCTCTCTGCTAGGCTTAAGACTATCACTCAGGATACGGTTCAAAGGAACCAAGTGGGTTTTGTGAAGGGCAGAGTGCTTTGTGAAAATGTTTTACTTGCGTCTGAGCTGGTTGCTGATTTCCACAAGAGGGGAAGAATCACCAAAGGCTGTCTTCAGGTTGATATCTCCAAAGCCTTTGATAGCATTGAATGGGGATTTATTCTCAATATTCTTATTGCCTTCAACCTTCCTCCTGTTTTCATAAGTTGGATTCAGGCTTGCATAACAACACCTTATTACTCTGTTGCGCTGAATGGAGAACTCTCAGGTTTTTTCCCTGGAAAAAAGGGTTTGAGGCAAGGTGATTCAATATCTTCATCTCTATTTGTTATGGCTATGGATATTCTATCCAAGGAGTTGGACATTGCTGTTCGTGAAGGGAAGTTTGGAGCTCACCCGAGTTGCTTAGACCCCTTAGTTACTCATCTGAGCTTCGCTGATGATTTGCTTATTTTCTTCGATGGAACCTCTAACTCCCTTAGAGGTATACTAACGGTGCTTAGAGATTTTCAGAAGAGTACGGGCCTGGCTTTAAACCTCCGTAAAACATGTGTCTTCGTTAATGGAGATAATTCTGAAGCATCTGCTAGTTTGGCTTCTGAGTTTGGCATTACTATGGGTTCTCTCCCGGTAAAATACTTGGGTTTGCCGTTGATACCACACAAGGCTAGGCGAACAGACTATCAGCCTCTTCTGGATAAGATTCGATCTCGGGTTACCTCGTGGCAAGCAAGACATCTATCATTCGCTGGAAGGTTACAACTAATTCAGTCAGTACTCTACAACATCATAGGGTTCTGGGCATCAGCTTTTCCTCTATCCAAAGGCTGTGTGGAGGATCTTGAAAAGATGTTAAACGCTTTCCTTTGGTCTGGGGCGCCAGATTCGGCTAGGGGAGCCAAAGTAGCATGGTCTTCAGTTTGCACCTCGAAAGAGAGTGGAGGATTAGGTCTTCGCCGGATTTCAGGTCTAAATACGGCTTATGGAATTAAGCACGTGTGGAACATTTTTGCGGGATCGGGGTCCTTATGGGTTGCTTGGGTGAAACGTCATTATGTTCCGGATAATCTCTTTTGGACTGTTGATTTCACCTCTGTTGGGAGCTGGATATGGAGATGGCTGATGACGCTGCGGGACTTGACTCGTCCCCTCATCATGTGTCATGTGGTTTCTGGAAGGCAAGCCTCGTTTTGGCATGATATTTGGACTCCTGATGGGCCAATCCTTTCAAGAACCGGACCAACTGGCCCTATGGTTTCGGGTGTTCCCTTGGATGCTTCTGTCTCTTCCATTATAACGAATGGCGCGTGGAACATTTCAGCGAGGAGTAGACACCCAATTCTCCGTTACATTCGTTCAGTACTTCCGGCTCAAGTGCCTGATGTTGATTCCATAGATGAAGACTATTTTCTGTGGCGCAATTCTCCAGCTGACCAACCTACGGACTTCTCTGTTTCTAAGCTCTACAGCACACTAAATCCTGACCCACCTATTGCACAATGGCACAGGGTCGTCTGGTTTAAAAAGCGGATTCCTAGACATGCCTTCATAACCTGGCTCGTCATGAGAGAAAGAATGGTGACTCGAAACAGGTTAATTTCTTGGGGTATGAATGTTCCCTCAACGTGCTTATTGTGTGCCACCTGCGATGAAACTGCACCTCATATTTTCTTCGAATGCGACTACTCTCTCTCTGTATGGAATGGATTAGTCTCCAGATCAAGACTCACTCCCCCTTCAGAACTACAGGCCATTGTTGCTTGGCTCTCTTCTCCCCAACTCACAGGAAAGTTAAAAATCATGATGCATCTAATTTTTCAGGCAACCATCTATCACCTTTGGAAGGAAAGAAACAacaggtttcactcaaactcaGCTAGGCCCCCAGTTCAAATTATAAAGGACATATCTCTACAGCTGCGCTCAAAGCTTTTTTCATTGGATAGAGAGACAACAAATTTGCGGAGACCTGTTACTCTACAaactcaacaacaacaacaaaccttCCTCTCCATTTGGTTCGATAGAGTCCAAGTCTAAAGAGCTGTTACACAAATTCTCCTAAACTACACCTTGCTTCACATCTGTTTTGATTTTATGTAGTTTAATCGTTTGCATCATCTTAGTGGGTCtgtaaaaactttttaaaacttATTCAGAAATggtatctaaaaaaaaaaaaaaaaaaaaaaaaaaaaaaaaaataagcataCAATGTATACAAACGTTTGTTGGTATGTTTTATTTGAACTTCTATCTAGAATTCTTTTCAAAAACAAACTCAGTGAATTCAaaacttttttgtttctctttaaaTTACCAATATGTACCTAGTAGTTTTTGTGAAGAATTATATTAACAGGAAAAAATAGGAATATGTGACATACAACCGGGGACACCAATTCAAAATTCTCACATGTATTGATAAGCAAAAGAGTTAGAAAGTagatcattgttttttttttggtctaaaaagTAGATTATTGTATTAAAAAACAAATGTAGtcaatagatttttttacaAGAGATACGATCAACTATAAGAACATGTACCGTTAGCAGCAATATAGAAGGCTTACGGAAGGTCTTATTTATGATGCATCCTAAGAAAACATTAAACCCAGATGGAATGATTGTCTTGTTTTTTCAGTTTTCATGGCACATTATATAAACGGAATTATCCATTTAGTACATACATTCTTACGGACATGAAAATCGGAGACGAGTTTGAATACAACACATATGtttaatctatactaataaaagggagcttttgaggctccatagagcgtccacatcagcaaaaaaaacttctcccgaaagatgacacgtggcaaaaaatatagtattacattttaatattactaattttcaaaaattataaataatatgtaaacatacagcataaaaaattgaaaaactgcattaaacatatgtaagattacacattttttacttgaaaaaaacggcttatctccataatataacattaccgtttaataaaaaaaaacaaaaaacattatatataatttcagaaatattaaatatatgtaaacatacaacataaaaaaaatggaaatactacattaaacatatgttagattaccattttacatttttatttttaaaaaataatatgtaaacatacatcataaaaatggaaaaactaaattaaacatatgtaagattaccatttttcactaaaaaaaaagacggctaaTCTCCatatgtaacattactattttgtaaaaaaaacattatatataattttgaaaataataaataatatgtaaacatacaacataaaaaatggaaatactacattaaacatatgtaaaattaccattttacatttaaaaataacaataatatgtaaacatacaacataaaaaaaagaaaaaaactacattaaatatatgtatgattaccatttttcactaaaaaaggGCTTATTTCCATAATGTAatattaccgttttataaaaaaaaacataaatataactatttgactatttgtccaagttcttctattaaacattgttgttttacattaaaaatggaaaaatacattaaaatttaaacttctatcttaaaatataaaatatatatattaactaaatataaattataagaaagagaaatactcaatatatagaaaaataaataataagtaaatattataaatatataaatatatgaattatatatacaataataagtaaacgcacaattttttaaaaatggaaagagtacattaaatattaaacatctatcttaaaatgtaaaatatagatattaagtaaatagaaagtataagaaaaacaaatacacaacttaaaaacaatggaaaagtatattaagatttaaatatctatcttaaaatgtaaaatatagatattacgcaaatagaaagtataagaaaagaaaatacacaatttaaaaaatggaaaaagtatattagtatttaaacatctatcttaaaatgtaaatctatcttaaaatataaaattattagtaaatagaaagtataagaaatagaaatacacaatataaagaaaaataaataataagtaaatatataatataagtaaatacccaatttaaaaaatggaaaattacattaagatttaaaaatatatcttaaaatttaaaatatagatattacttaaatagaaagtataacaaatggaaatatacaatttaaaaaaatagaaaacatacattaagatttaaacatctatcttaaaatgtaaaatagagatattaagtaaataaaaagtacaagaaatggaaatacatatacaggaaaataaataataagtaaataatgtaaatatataatatatgaattatatatataataataagtaaatacacaatgaCCTTGATGACTTTGaaagagattttttataacaacgaactttttgttaggtggattcattgttgggaaacccgcaacttccaaaagccaaacttattcatgagaattgaattgtttttcatagactcaaaggtattttacaaatttaaattaatcgaatccataattttattgttaatatttatactaactctttcatgatcaaaccattacagttaatacCCATTCAAGCGTTTACCCCGAAACACTTCATTCCTcgcggaatcaggtattggttcatgttggtttagtattgtttttggtttattaaccgatttaggatggtcctattgtaaatataatttaagttggtttagcatatattatgcttaaaataacttaaattaaataatagtaatattatgcttaaaatataattttagagagttttcaaatatagtttacagaacattataggtgatgaatttaatttattaaattcgtttattacttaaaactaagtttttttttaaaaacatactgagttataaatatcaatgatggattggtgagtataacatgaagacaaaaatataaatatttgatttttaagataagaaattcagcttttattcagttactcaatatataatatcttaaattgtttttttaaatatacataatttatatatatatatatatatatatacataattacataatttaatcttccaaacttaaactattatattatatatgaataatgtttttaaataaaatagtttctgatttaaaaaataataaaaacaacaaatggttattttcaaataatggatgtaatttacattatactatcatttaacaagtattagatacgttttgatatatcattattttctatttccagaaaacaataaattgttaaacatcaatatcatctaggttaagtatacgaacagcacaaattcaaacatcacaaaaaatatttacataaacattataatacaataatttaatcaaaaaatacaattcaaaataaaaattcaaaagaataattatatacttaatatttgaaaataaaagatatttttgttaaaattgtacttacctagccaaggagatcgaccatctttttacggatcaatcgattgttgagcatttggtcgatccgaaaatactctgcattttaattaaatatctataacatttattccaacactcaacagatagttttgctaaatatgataactagatagccaacaaaattataaaaaaaaatgtaaatagtaaaaaatatgttaatttaacgtgttaaaatttaaaaataaattttagttatgacatacatcttaacatttatacaaatatatatatatattataacctaaatataaataacttaacaacttaaattagaaaaaaaaataaatatcccGGACGTAGCCCGGGTAAATCCCTAGTACCTAAAACAAAGAGACCTACTCGGATGATGTAATTGCGGTAAATGAGTCTATGTAATGCTTGATACAAATTATTTCAACAGTTTTATGCCAGAGATTTAAGCAATGTTTACCGGATATGATATAGGAAACCCAATCAATATTTGTGGCCAAAAGGTTAATTTCAGATAATATATTGATCGCACAGAAAAAATTTCATGGACTATGTACGAATAGATCTTGTCTGGATAAATTTATGGTGGTAAAACACAGACATGAGTAAGGTTCATGGCAAGACTGAGTACATTTTCATTGAGAACTTGCTTCTTAAAATGAGATTTTCACCACAATGAACTGCAAGGATGATAGATCGTATCACATATGTgcaatatatatagtttcttttGAATGGACAGTTACGGAGAAACATCATTCCACCAAGAGGATTGAGGCAAAGATATCCGTTATCTTCTTACCTTTTCATTAATATGTACAAAATGATCTTGTCCAGATATTTCTCGTCTTCTCTTTGTGAATGACAATCTGTATTATGTAAAGCGCCAAAGAAAGAAAGTCGGACCATGCTCCAAATTTTAAAGGACTATGAGACAATGTCTGATCAACAAATCAATTTTCAAATCTTCCTTACAATTGGTCATAGAATTGATGAGGATACTTGGAAGGaaatgcatgatatattagggATTCATACTTTAGAAGAGATGGAATCATTTTTAGGAATCCCAAAGAGTTTGGACGAATACAAAACCCAAATGTTGGGTTCTTACCGGATTTTATACATAATAGAGTAAATGGATCGACGATTAATTTCTTAGCAAAAAGAGGTAAAGAAGTACTGATAAATCAGTAGTGTTATGACTGTTTCAGGATTCGAAAGTAGTGACAACAAAATTGACGAATGTGGTAATTCTGGTGGAGCATAatgcggggggggggggggggggggggggggatgagAAGATATAGGGATGCATTCACTATTTTGGGATAAGCTACGTcgacataaaataaaattggacTCGGATTTAGAGATTTGACCGATTTTAATACGGCCATGTTAGGAAAATAGTTATGGTGCTAATGGAGA is from Brassica napus cultivar Da-Ae chromosome A4, Da-Ae, whole genome shotgun sequence and encodes:
- the LOC106446301 gene encoding uncharacterized protein At5g41620 isoform X1, translated to MESKVTGGEEERGERQKVERLVEKLKNYTTTKNNNNGDGPSTPVHVSFSGSSKLFSPSDVVSSRKLAAAFWEFHHYYCYQEEDRSFFSPPPAAAEMHRRQRHGKAVVKENGLDLSQFLRDPSPDHQPESAGSLRRQIGQVLMKHHQSLERNNHALQPVSPASYGSSLEVAPYNKAVTPSSSLEFRGRQSREPQYNLKTSTELLKVLNRIWSLEEQHAANISLIKSLKTELAHSRVRIKELLRYQQADRHELNGVVKQLTEENLSRKNKEAERIQSVRKELEDERKLRKRSESMQRKLARELSEVKSSLSECVKEVERGNKSKKMVEILCDEFAKGIKSYEEEFHGLKHKNWAGREERDQMVLHIAESWLDERMQMRLEGGGEDVLDKLGVEIETFLQAKRRSSLESVPFNALSAPPHDVECEEDSGASDSNCFELKKPVESHVNETETNKDDEKPKGMIGSPSSFQVKFEDQMAWAMSSNGKKKTKTIKEEDDDAEPEKNKQENETTSKNDVMGEMIRTHRRLLSETGEASCSSYPSSWRQASPVRQWTSRTVTGEILGSSETSAAIGIAQGVKDNTLKTKLAKSSKSRLRLFKG
- the LOC106446301 gene encoding uncharacterized protein At5g41620 isoform X2; this translates as MKHHQSLERNNHALQPVSPASYGSSLEVAPYNKAVTPSSSLEFRGRQSREPQYNLKTSTELLKVLNRIWSLEEQHAANISLIKSLKTELAHSRVRIKELLRYQQADRHELNGVVKQLTEENLSRKNKEAERIQSVRKELEDERKLRKRSESMQRKLARELSEVKSSLSECVKEVERGNKSKKMVEILCDEFAKGIKSYEEEFHGLKHKNWAGREERDQMVLHIAESWLDERMQMRLEGGGEDVLDKLGVEIETFLQAKRRSSLESVPFNALSAPPHDVECEEDSGASDSNCFELKKPVESHVNETETNKDDEKPKGMIGSPSSFQVKFEDQMAWAMSSNGKKKTKTIKEEDDDAEPEKNKQENETTSKNDVMGEMIRTHRRLLSETGEASCSSYPSSWRQASPVRQWTSRTVTGEILGSSETSAAIGIAQGVKDNTLKTKLAKSSKSRLRLFKG